A DNA window from Borrelia sp. HM contains the following coding sequences:
- a CDS encoding fibronectin type III domain-containing protein, with product MRLFFIFPLFCLYVSSVFSQELKLILNSKDGFKFIQEAHNISFARDSRGILGIYLDRYKGISDFDNIDLRLEMGNNNIINDAALNYFVDAKNAKISNFFHNISGSSLIFYSGRNTVKLQPLTKKALFYSGNIISDFTIQFWAYRSTSVTGEVIVNWNGYKNVKGVWLDQAIRLESEGGTFIWNFNNVFLNDNGAPVKIKMRSYDDFIPKEWHLHTIRYRQKDGLLEYLIDSKPQAIEYVTADKTEGAGYLLNIGDFIDFTLGQYFTGAIENFEIHKSFEEVHNAFFSKSKGYIVTEPIKLSKDYSQILSIEFDSVKPKDTDIVYYYKLDNKIFYGKDENGQIKKNLTGDWIHFDPKNGLPKFNTSKYIQIKVEFYPSGIPLESPALYNMVITYTPEAAPFPPLVTKAVPGSGEILLEWFPVNNNNIGGYYIYIGVSPGNYHGRVGSFLSSPIDVGNQTYFKITGLENGRLYYISVASYNLDKSVNAASFSKEISVRPMELFEQYE from the coding sequence ATGAGATTGTTTTTTATATTTCCCCTATTTTGTTTGTATGTTTCTAGTGTTTTTTCTCAAGAGCTTAAGTTAATTCTTAATTCTAAAGATGGATTTAAATTTATTCAGGAAGCTCATAATATTAGCTTTGCACGAGATAGTCGGGGCATTCTTGGGATTTATTTGGATAGATATAAGGGAATTTCAGATTTTGATAATATTGATTTGAGATTAGAAATGGGAAATAATAATATTATCAATGATGCTGCTTTAAATTATTTTGTTGATGCAAAAAATGCAAAGATTTCAAATTTTTTTCATAATATTTCAGGAAGTTCTTTAATTTTTTATTCAGGTCGCAATACTGTTAAACTTCAACCATTAACTAAAAAGGCTTTATTTTATTCTGGTAATATAATTTCTGATTTTACTATTCAGTTTTGGGCTTATCGTTCTACTTCTGTTACTGGAGAAGTTATTGTAAATTGGAACGGATATAAAAATGTTAAGGGTGTTTGGTTAGATCAAGCTATTCGTTTAGAGAGTGAAGGCGGTACTTTCATTTGGAATTTTAATAATGTGTTTTTAAATGATAATGGAGCACCAGTTAAGATTAAGATGAGAAGTTATGATGATTTTATCCCAAAAGAATGGCATTTGCATACTATTAGGTATAGGCAAAAAGATGGTTTATTGGAATATTTAATAGATTCTAAGCCTCAAGCTATAGAATATGTTACTGCTGATAAAACAGAAGGTGCTGGCTATTTATTAAATATTGGTGATTTTATTGATTTTACATTGGGACAATATTTTACGGGAGCTATTGAAAATTTTGAAATTCATAAAAGTTTTGAAGAAGTGCATAATGCTTTCTTTTCAAAGAGCAAAGGATATATTGTTACAGAACCAATAAAGTTGTCCAAAGATTATTCTCAAATTTTATCTATTGAATTTGATAGTGTAAAACCAAAAGATACAGATATTGTTTATTATTATAAGTTAGATAATAAAATATTTTATGGAAAAGATGAAAATGGACAGATAAAAAAGAATTTAACAGGAGATTGGATTCATTTTGATCCTAAAAATGGATTGCCTAAATTTAATACATCAAAGTATATTCAAATTAAAGTCGAATTTTATCCAAGTGGTATTCCTTTAGAAAGTCCAGCTCTTTATAATATGGTTATAACTTATACACCTGAGGCTGCTCCTTTCCCTCCTTTAGTAACAAAAGCCGTTCCTGGATCTGGTGAAATATTGCTTGAATGGTTTCCTGTTAATAATAATAATATTGGAGGTTATTATATTTATATTGGTGTTAGCCCTGGCAATTATCATGGTAGAGTTGGCAGTTTTTTATCATCTCCTATTGATGTTGGAAATCAAACCTATTTTAAAATTACAGGTCTTGAGAATGGAAGACTTTATTATATTAGTGTTGCTTCTTATAATTTAGATAAGAGTGTTAATGCAGCTTCTTTCTCAAAAGAGATTTCCGTAAGACCTATGGAGCTTTTTGAGCAATATGAGTAG
- a CDS encoding DUF3298 domain-containing protein yields MTSKLSIIIAIFSLFIFISCQKNEKKTESTDINIETKIIKETVTDPNNNIFQIDAQIPTIEGLDLGFEELITKWKAYNETEFLKTRETKKYNYEPFYYADFEIFKNSALKITSILYSQYLINKYDANGLTTYHPINLRGKEKIKLSDIISKDQLDSLMQVLKEQVKTEFIKFTINSKDNPEFEKEFEEIFRQYKYYFKNNKVVIFYDPLVIRARAEGKTEFTFPIDQNTEN; encoded by the coding sequence ATGACAAGCAAGCTTTCAATCATAATAGCAATATTTTCATTGTTCATATTCATATCATGTCAAAAAAATGAAAAAAAAACAGAAAGCACTGATATTAATATTGAAACAAAAATTATCAAAGAAACAGTTACCGACCCAAATAATAATATTTTTCAAATAGATGCTCAAATTCCTACCATAGAAGGTTTAGATCTTGGATTTGAAGAGCTTATAACAAAATGGAAAGCTTATAACGAAACTGAATTCCTTAAAACAAGGGAAACAAAAAAATATAACTATGAACCTTTCTATTACGCTGACTTTGAAATATTTAAAAACTCAGCTCTAAAAATAACATCAATTCTATATTCTCAATATTTAATAAACAAATATGATGCAAACGGACTGACAACATATCATCCAATTAACTTAAGAGGAAAAGAAAAAATAAAACTATCAGATATAATTTCTAAAGACCAATTAGACTCTTTAATGCAAGTACTAAAAGAACAAGTGAAAACAGAATTTATAAAATTCACAATTAATTCTAAGGATAACCCTGAATTTGAAAAAGAATTTGAAGAGATCTTTAGACAATATAAATACTATTTTAAAAATAATAAGGTAGTAATATTTTATGATCCCCTAGTAATTCGTGCACGAGCTGAAGGAAAGACTGAATTTACATTCCCAATCGATCAAAATACTGAGAATTAA
- the uvrC gene encoding excinuclease ABC subunit UvrC, producing MQEYLNKLYNKVQEFPTTSGCYKMYSQNNKILYIGKAKNLRARVKNYFIERISHKTKILMNNVANIEIITTNSEYEALLLECNLIKKYKPDYNIKLKDDKGYPMIRITCEKYPRIFKTRKIINDGSEYFGPYVNTKNLDLVLDLINKIFKTRKCKKKSKNPCFYFHMNQCLGVCHREDLEEEYKKEVEKIKHILNGNISKLLDEIEIQMQAVIKKEDFETAIKLKETKKSLMEISQTQIITRMNKISTDYVYIHKTDNLNVIVILKYRDGKLVEKDINFDKSIYDEGELISIFITQYYTSLNMIVPDKIYIFKKIETENIIKLINEFKDIKPDIVHEETPNTTKIMEMAISNAEIALREYSNEQNQSLENLKIILEMTKLPKTIEGFDVAHLNGYNTVASLITFKMGKPFKDGYRVYKINSLNHGEIDDFKAIKEVVSRRYSKLINEKSEELPDLVLIDGGKGQLNAAYDILKKLRIKDKVAICALAKKEEMIFLPNKTQGIKLPEGNSALKILQNVRDEAHRRANGFNKKLRSNIKLNYSKIKGIGEQKSKTILKMLGTQKDISLLSEDEIASKVNTNIKTAKKIKDFLENQNLKNNQS from the coding sequence ATGCAAGAATACTTAAACAAGTTATATAATAAAGTACAAGAATTTCCAACAACAAGTGGCTGTTACAAGATGTATTCACAAAATAATAAAATATTATACATAGGAAAAGCAAAAAACTTAAGAGCAAGAGTAAAAAACTATTTTATAGAAAGAATTAGCCATAAAACAAAAATACTAATGAACAATGTAGCAAATATAGAAATAATTACTACAAATAGTGAATATGAAGCTTTATTATTAGAATGTAACTTAATTAAAAAATACAAGCCAGATTACAATATTAAGTTAAAAGATGACAAAGGATATCCTATGATAAGGATAACTTGTGAAAAGTACCCAAGAATCTTTAAAACTAGAAAAATAATAAATGACGGAAGCGAATATTTTGGACCATATGTTAATACAAAAAATTTAGATTTAGTATTAGACCTCATCAACAAAATATTTAAAACTAGAAAATGCAAAAAAAAATCAAAAAATCCCTGTTTTTATTTTCATATGAATCAATGCCTTGGAGTATGTCACAGAGAAGATCTTGAAGAAGAATACAAAAAAGAAGTAGAAAAAATAAAACATATATTAAATGGTAATATATCCAAACTTTTAGATGAAATTGAAATACAAATGCAAGCAGTAATTAAAAAAGAAGATTTTGAAACAGCAATAAAGTTAAAAGAAACTAAAAAATCATTAATGGAAATAAGTCAAACACAAATAATTACAAGAATGAATAAAATTAGTACAGACTATGTATATATTCATAAGACAGATAACCTAAATGTTATTGTAATACTTAAATACAGAGACGGAAAATTAGTAGAAAAAGACATAAATTTCGATAAAAGTATATATGACGAGGGTGAGTTAATATCAATATTTATAACACAATACTATACATCTCTAAACATGATAGTACCTGATAAGATCTATATCTTTAAAAAGATCGAAACTGAAAATATAATAAAATTGATTAATGAATTTAAAGATATAAAACCTGATATAGTTCACGAAGAAACTCCAAACACTACAAAAATAATGGAAATGGCAATTTCTAATGCAGAAATCGCACTAAGAGAATATAGTAATGAACAAAATCAATCACTAGAAAACCTAAAGATCATCCTTGAGATGACAAAATTACCAAAGACAATTGAAGGATTTGATGTTGCTCATCTTAATGGATACAATACAGTAGCATCACTTATTACCTTTAAAATGGGCAAACCTTTTAAAGATGGTTATAGAGTTTATAAGATCAACTCATTAAATCATGGTGAAATTGACGACTTTAAGGCAATAAAAGAAGTTGTATCAAGAAGATATTCAAAACTTATTAATGAAAAATCAGAAGAATTGCCCGATCTAGTACTAATAGATGGAGGGAAAGGGCAATTAAATGCCGCTTATGATATTTTAAAAAAATTAAGAATTAAAGATAAAGTTGCTATTTGTGCACTAGCAAAAAAAGAAGAAATGATATTTTTACCAAATAAAACACAAGGTATTAAACTTCCTGAGGGAAATTCTGCTCTTAAAATATTACAAAACGTTAGAGATGAGGCTCACAGAAGAGCAAATGGTTTTAATAAAAAGTTACGAAGCAATATAAAATTGAATTACAGTAAGATCAAAGGAATTGGAGAACAAAAATCCAAAACCATTTTAAAAATGCTTGGCACACAAAAAGATATCTCTCTTTTAAGTGAAGATGAAATAGCAAGCAAGGTAAATACAAATATCAAAACAGCAAAAAAAATAAAAGATTTCTTAGAAAATCAAAATTTGAAAAACAATCAGTCATAA